A window of Babylonia areolata isolate BAREFJ2019XMU chromosome 2, ASM4173473v1, whole genome shotgun sequence contains these coding sequences:
- the LOC143301410 gene encoding nuclear receptor subfamily 1 group I member 3-like isoform X2 has translation MDGVDLARVLTTMASIKPLLDPSEDSALSSSPGSTPGTSALSPQDHTYNTMPVVCVPSPSGISLQPDSAESSRKRVRLKDDKICGVCGDKALGFNFNAITCESCKAFFRRNAHKPKPECLFQGNCVIDVRTRRFCPSCRIHKCFAIGMNADMILDDAEKRARMERVVENRSKKLYSQGGTVTKQTFSPPSQPSRNTSEPVPTAKPIHSDTAIPAAMTSSVPLCTEEDTKPKMPLPSRQYGLPQTLQGRMFRHPPRELLPSDPQFYRRLTEDEKWILNDISTAFQATIATLNNGDTDPMPPNINPSLNELINSTDETVRQLIRFVGKVSDFQQMRKDDQISCLKNSVMQSVLLRSACVYILEKDVFLCSKGEIPTSYLQGALDNPALYTAHVNFCRSIKSIILNNYTMWALAQILALFNPCGNAILDREYMSSLQDKYIILLKHYLESEFAYTFAQDYMVALQDMLGDLKTLGEAYTTVIYNVNPAEIEPLLLEVFNLK, from the exons ATGGATGGAGTGGACCTGGCACGTGTCCTGACAACCATGGCGTCCATCAAACCACTCCTGGACCCAAGTGAAGACTCTGCTCTGTCTTCCTCCCCAGGGTCCACCCCCGGCACTTCTGCCCTCAGCCCACAGGACCACACCTACAACACAATGCCAGTGGTCTGCGTGCCATCTCCGTCTGGCATCAGTCTTCAGCCAGACTCTGCAGAGTCCTCACGCAAACGCGTACGATTGAAGGATGATAAaatttgtggagtgtgtggtgacAAGGCGCTGGGCTTCAATTTCAATGCCATCACTTGTGAATCTTGTAAAGCATTTTTCAGGCGTAACGCACACAAACCTAAG CCGGAATGTCTTTTCCAAGGGAACTGTGTCATCGATGTGAGGACACGCCGTTTCTGCCCTTCATGTCGCATCCACAAGTGCTTTGCCATTGGCATGAATGCAGACATGATTCTTG ATGATGCAGAAAAGAGGGCACGGATGGAGCGAGTGGTAGAGAACCGTTCCAAGAAACTCTACAGCCAGGGTGGCACAGTAACAAAGCAGACATTCTCACCCCCTAGTCAGCCCAGCAGAAACACATCTGAACCCGTGCCCACAGCCAAACCAATACATTCAGACACAGCGATTCCAGCAGCAATGACGTCAAGTGTTCCACTGTGCACGGAGGAAGACACCAAGCCCAAGATGCCATTACCTTCCAGGCAGTACGGGCTGCCACAGACACTTCAGGGACGCATGTTCAGACACCCGCCCCGAGAGCTGCTGCCCTCTGACCCTCAGTTCTATCGGCGTTTAACGGAGGATGAAAAATGGATTCTGAACGACATTTCAACAGCTTTCCAG GCCACCATTGCCACCCTCAACAACGGGGACACGGATCCCATGCCACCCAACATCAACCCGAGCCTCAATGAGCTCATCAACTCTACAGACGAAACTGTACGCCAGCTCATCCGTTTTGTTGGCAAAGTCAGTGATTTCCAGCAGATGCGTAAAGATGACCAGATCTCCTGCCTGAAGAACAGCGTCATGCAGTCTGTGTTGTTACGATCGGCCTGTGTGTACATCTTGGAGAAAGACGTGTTCCTGTGTTCCAAAGGAGAGATCCCCACCTCTTACCTCCAGGGTGCACTGGACAATCCAGCGCTCTACACAGCTCACGTGAACTTTTGTCGGTCCATCAAGTCGATCATCCTGAACAACTACACAATGTGGGCGCTGGCCCAGATCCTGGCACTGTTCAACCCCTGCGGCAACGCTATCCTGGACCGGGAGTACATGTCCTCGCTGCAGGATAAGTACATCATTCTGCTGAAGCACTACCTGGAGTCTGAGTTCGCCTACACCTTTGCCCAGGACTACATGGTGGCCCTGCAGGACATGTTGGGCGACCTCAAGACCCTGGGGGAGGCCTACACCACTGTCATCTACAATGTCAACCCTGCAGAGATCGAGCCTCTGCTGCTGGAGGTCTTCAACTTGAAATAG
- the LOC143301410 gene encoding nuclear receptor subfamily 1 group I member 3-like isoform X1 — MMGDKSETSEDASSMDGVDLARVLTTMASIKPLLDPSEDSALSSSPGSTPGTSALSPQDHTYNTMPVVCVPSPSGISLQPDSAESSRKRVRLKDDKICGVCGDKALGFNFNAITCESCKAFFRRNAHKPKPECLFQGNCVIDVRTRRFCPSCRIHKCFAIGMNADMILDDAEKRARMERVVENRSKKLYSQGGTVTKQTFSPPSQPSRNTSEPVPTAKPIHSDTAIPAAMTSSVPLCTEEDTKPKMPLPSRQYGLPQTLQGRMFRHPPRELLPSDPQFYRRLTEDEKWILNDISTAFQATIATLNNGDTDPMPPNINPSLNELINSTDETVRQLIRFVGKVSDFQQMRKDDQISCLKNSVMQSVLLRSACVYILEKDVFLCSKGEIPTSYLQGALDNPALYTAHVNFCRSIKSIILNNYTMWALAQILALFNPCGNAILDREYMSSLQDKYIILLKHYLESEFAYTFAQDYMVALQDMLGDLKTLGEAYTTVIYNVNPAEIEPLLLEVFNLK; from the exons ACGAGTGAAGACGCCAGCTCCATGGATGGAGTGGACCTGGCACGTGTCCTGACAACCATGGCGTCCATCAAACCACTCCTGGACCCAAGTGAAGACTCTGCTCTGTCTTCCTCCCCAGGGTCCACCCCCGGCACTTCTGCCCTCAGCCCACAGGACCACACCTACAACACAATGCCAGTGGTCTGCGTGCCATCTCCGTCTGGCATCAGTCTTCAGCCAGACTCTGCAGAGTCCTCACGCAAACGCGTACGATTGAAGGATGATAAaatttgtggagtgtgtggtgacAAGGCGCTGGGCTTCAATTTCAATGCCATCACTTGTGAATCTTGTAAAGCATTTTTCAGGCGTAACGCACACAAACCTAAG CCGGAATGTCTTTTCCAAGGGAACTGTGTCATCGATGTGAGGACACGCCGTTTCTGCCCTTCATGTCGCATCCACAAGTGCTTTGCCATTGGCATGAATGCAGACATGATTCTTG ATGATGCAGAAAAGAGGGCACGGATGGAGCGAGTGGTAGAGAACCGTTCCAAGAAACTCTACAGCCAGGGTGGCACAGTAACAAAGCAGACATTCTCACCCCCTAGTCAGCCCAGCAGAAACACATCTGAACCCGTGCCCACAGCCAAACCAATACATTCAGACACAGCGATTCCAGCAGCAATGACGTCAAGTGTTCCACTGTGCACGGAGGAAGACACCAAGCCCAAGATGCCATTACCTTCCAGGCAGTACGGGCTGCCACAGACACTTCAGGGACGCATGTTCAGACACCCGCCCCGAGAGCTGCTGCCCTCTGACCCTCAGTTCTATCGGCGTTTAACGGAGGATGAAAAATGGATTCTGAACGACATTTCAACAGCTTTCCAG GCCACCATTGCCACCCTCAACAACGGGGACACGGATCCCATGCCACCCAACATCAACCCGAGCCTCAATGAGCTCATCAACTCTACAGACGAAACTGTACGCCAGCTCATCCGTTTTGTTGGCAAAGTCAGTGATTTCCAGCAGATGCGTAAAGATGACCAGATCTCCTGCCTGAAGAACAGCGTCATGCAGTCTGTGTTGTTACGATCGGCCTGTGTGTACATCTTGGAGAAAGACGTGTTCCTGTGTTCCAAAGGAGAGATCCCCACCTCTTACCTCCAGGGTGCACTGGACAATCCAGCGCTCTACACAGCTCACGTGAACTTTTGTCGGTCCATCAAGTCGATCATCCTGAACAACTACACAATGTGGGCGCTGGCCCAGATCCTGGCACTGTTCAACCCCTGCGGCAACGCTATCCTGGACCGGGAGTACATGTCCTCGCTGCAGGATAAGTACATCATTCTGCTGAAGCACTACCTGGAGTCTGAGTTCGCCTACACCTTTGCCCAGGACTACATGGTGGCCCTGCAGGACATGTTGGGCGACCTCAAGACCCTGGGGGAGGCCTACACCACTGTCATCTACAATGTCAACCCTGCAGAGATCGAGCCTCTGCTGCTGGAGGTCTTCAACTTGAAATAG